The sequence TTACCATCATAATAAAGAGGGTACAAGATGACAGCCAATCCTTATTTGAAAATGCAAGTTGAAACAGCTTCTCCCATAGAACATGTAATTCTTCTTTACGATAAAACCATTGTTTTGCTGAAAGAAGCTGATGAGTGTATAGAGAAAAATGATGTTCCCGGAAAAGTAAATGCTATAGCTAAAGCTGATAGAATAATTAGGGTTCTAAACTCGTCTTTAGATATGGAGAATGGAGGTGAAATAGCTAAAAACTTAAGAGATCTTTACGACTTTATTCTAAATTCGCTAATAGTCGTTAACGCTAGGAACGATAGGAAACTTTTAAATGACATAATTGAAATTTTAGAAACTTTGAAGGAAGGATGGGAAGGAATAAAAAACAAAGTTTAATAGATAAGCTTGAGACCATAAGAAGCCTTATTCATAATGGAAACTTTGAAAAGGCGAGAAAGGAAATTAAAGCTCTCAATGATTCCTCCTTTATAAAACGACTTTCTAGAGAGGAAGGAAAGCTTCTTTACTCTTATATTGAAGATCTTTCAAAAATTCTAAGATCCAAAGAACAGGAACTAAAAAACGCCATTAAAAATACTAGAAAAGTTAAAAATGCGTATTTGCGATGATACTAGTAACTGGAACAGATACAGGCGTAGGAAAAACTTTTGTAACTGTATCTCTACTTAGATATCTACTTGAAAGTGGTAAAAACATATGTGGTTTAAAAATTGTTGAAACAGGATGTTCT comes from Desulfurobacteriaceae bacterium and encodes:
- the fliS gene encoding flagellar export chaperone FliS, with amino-acid sequence MTANPYLKMQVETASPIEHVILLYDKTIVLLKEADECIEKNDVPGKVNAIAKADRIIRVLNSSLDMENGGEIAKNLRDLYDFILNSLIVVNARNDRKLLNDIIEILETLKEGWEGIKNKV